In Mustela lutreola isolate mMusLut2 chromosome 1, mMusLut2.pri, whole genome shotgun sequence, one genomic interval encodes:
- the SYVN1 gene encoding E3 ubiquitin-protein ligase synoviolin isoform X1: protein MFRTAVMMAASLALTGAVVAHAYYLKHQFYPTVVYLTKSSPSMAVLYIQAFVLVFLLGKVMGKVFFGQLRAAEMEHLLERSWYAVTETCLAFTVFRDDFSPRFVALFTLLLFLKCFHWLAEDRVDFMERSPNISWLFHCRIVSLMFLLGTLDFLFVSHAYHSILTRGASVQLVFGFEYAILMTMVLTIFIKYVLHSVDLQSENPWDNKAVYMLYTELFTGFIKVLLYMAFMTIMIKVHTFPLFAIRPMYLAMRQFKKAVTDAIMSRRAIRNMNTLYPDATPEELQAMDNVCIICREEMVTGAKRLPCNHIFHTSCLRSWFQRQQTCPTCRMDVLRASLPTQSPAPPEPAEQGPQPAAHPPPLLPQPPNFPQGLLPPFPPGMFPLWPPMGPFPPVPPPPSSGEAGAPPSTSAAALPRPSGAATTTGAAAAPAPAPGSAPAPEAGPAPGFPFPPPWMGVPLPPPFAFPPMPVPPAGFAGLTPEELRALEGHERQHLEARLQSLRNIHTLLDAAMLQINQYLTVLASLGPPRPAASVSPTEETAPAVVTAASPTSIPSSETTTPSPGASPPAPEPEKPPAPESLGTEELPEDGEPDAAELRRRRLQKLESPVAH from the exons ATGTTCCGCACCGCAGTGATGATGGCGGCCAGCCTGGCGCTGACCGGGGCCGTGGTGGCTCATGCCTACTACCTCAAGCACCAGTTCTACCCCACTGTGGTGTACTTGACCAAGTCCAGCCCCAGTATGGCA GTCCTCTACATCCAGGCCTTTGTCCTTGTCTTTCTCTTGGGCAAAGTGATGGGCAAGGTGTTCTTTGGACAGCTGAGGGCAGCAGAGATGGAG CACCTTCTGGAACGTTCCTGGTATGCTGTCACTGAGACTTGTCTGGCCTTCACCGTGTTTCGGGACGACTTCAGCCCCCGCTTTGTTGCACTCTtcaccctccttctcttcctcaagTGTTTTCACTGGCTGGCTGAGGACCGTGTGGACTTT ATGGAACGCAGCCCCAACATCTCCTGGCTCTTTCACTGCCGCATTGTCT CCCTCATGTTCCTCCTTGGTACCCTGGACTTCCTCTTCGTCAGCCACGCCTATCACAGCATCCTGACCCGCGGGGCCTCTGTGCAGCTGGTGTTTGGCTTTGAG TACGCCATCCTGATGACTATGGTCCTCACCATCTTCATCAAGTACGTCCTGCACTCCGTGGACCTCCAGAGCGAGAACCCCTGGGACAATAAGGCCGTGTACATGCTCTACACGGAGCTGTTCACAG GCTTCATCAAGGTTTTGCTGTACATGGCTTTCATGACTATCATGATCAAGGTGCACACCTTCCCTCTCTTTGCCATCCGGCCCATGTACCTGGCCATGAG GCAGTTCAAGAAGGCTGTGACGGATGCCATCATGTCCCGCCGCGCCATCCGTAACATGAACACACT GTATCCAGATGCCACCCCAGAGGAACTCCAGGCAATGGACAACGTCTGCATCATCTGCCGAGAAGAGATGGTGACGGGGGCCAAGAGATTGCCCTGCAACCACATTTTCCACACCAG CTGCCTGCGCTCCTGGTTCCAGCGGCAGCAGACCTGCCCCACCTGCCGCATGGACGTTCTCCGTGCATCACTGCCGACCCAGTCACCTGCGCCCCCggagcctgctgagcaggggccaCAGCCGGCCGCTCACCCCCCACCACTCCTGCCGCAGCCCCCCAACT tcccccagggcctcctgcctccctttccTCCAGGCATGTTCCCGCTGTGGCCCCCGATGGGCCCCTTCCCACCtgtcccacctccccccagctcgGGAGAGGCCGGGGCCCCTCCATCCACCAGTGCAG CAGCCCTTCCTCGGCCCAGTGGAGCCGCCACAACCACAGGGGCTGCTGcggccccggccccagcccctggctccGCCCCCGCCCCTGAAGCCGGCCCCGCCCcaggcttccccttccctcccccctggATGGGCGTGCCGCTGCCTCCACCTTTTG CCTTCCCCCCCATGCCCGTGCCCCCCGCGGGCTTTGCCGGGCTGACCCCGGAGGAGCTGCGGGCCCTGGAAGGCCACGAGCGGCAGCACCTGGAGGCCCGGCTGCAGAGCCTGCGCAACATCCACACGCTGCTGGACGCCGCGATGCTGCAGATCAACCAGTACCTCACCGTGCTCGCCTCCCTGGG gCCCCCCCGACCTGCTGCCTCAGTCAGCCCCACTGAGGAGACGGCCCCTGCAGTGGTCACTGCTGCCTCCCCCACCAGCATCCCCAGCTCTGagaccaccaccccctcccctggggcctccccaccagcccctgaGCCTGAAAAGCCTCCAG CTCCTGAGTCACTGGGCACGGAGGAGCTGCCTGAGgacggggagcctgatgcagcagagctccgccgccgccgcctgcaGAAGCTGGAGTCCCCCGTCGCCCACTGA
- the SYVN1 gene encoding E3 ubiquitin-protein ligase synoviolin isoform X2 translates to MFRTAVMMAASLALTGAVVAHAYYLKHQFYPTVVYLTKSSPSMAVLYIQAFVLVFLLGKVMGKVFFGQLRAAEMEHLLERSWYAVTETCLAFTVFRDDFSPRFVALFTLLLFLKCFHWLAEDRVDFMERSPNISWLFHCRIVSLMFLLGTLDFLFVSHAYHSILTRGASVQLVFGFEYAILMTMVLTIFIKYVLHSVDLQSENPWDNKAVYMLYTELFTGFIKVLLYMAFMTIMIKVHTFPLFAIRPMYLAMRQFKKAVTDAIMSRRAIRNMNTLYPDATPEELQAMDNVCIICREEMVTGAKRLPCNHIFHTSCLRSWFQRQQTCPTCRMDVLRASLPTQSPAPPEPAEQGPQPAAHPPPLLPQPPNFPQGLLPPFPPGMFPLWPPMGPFPPVPPPPSSGEAGAPPSTSAALPRPSGAATTTGAAAAPAPAPGSAPAPEAGPAPGFPFPPPWMGVPLPPPFAFPPMPVPPAGFAGLTPEELRALEGHERQHLEARLQSLRNIHTLLDAAMLQINQYLTVLASLGPPRPAASVSPTEETAPAVVTAASPTSIPSSETTTPSPGASPPAPEPEKPPAPESLGTEELPEDGEPDAAELRRRRLQKLESPVAH, encoded by the exons ATGTTCCGCACCGCAGTGATGATGGCGGCCAGCCTGGCGCTGACCGGGGCCGTGGTGGCTCATGCCTACTACCTCAAGCACCAGTTCTACCCCACTGTGGTGTACTTGACCAAGTCCAGCCCCAGTATGGCA GTCCTCTACATCCAGGCCTTTGTCCTTGTCTTTCTCTTGGGCAAAGTGATGGGCAAGGTGTTCTTTGGACAGCTGAGGGCAGCAGAGATGGAG CACCTTCTGGAACGTTCCTGGTATGCTGTCACTGAGACTTGTCTGGCCTTCACCGTGTTTCGGGACGACTTCAGCCCCCGCTTTGTTGCACTCTtcaccctccttctcttcctcaagTGTTTTCACTGGCTGGCTGAGGACCGTGTGGACTTT ATGGAACGCAGCCCCAACATCTCCTGGCTCTTTCACTGCCGCATTGTCT CCCTCATGTTCCTCCTTGGTACCCTGGACTTCCTCTTCGTCAGCCACGCCTATCACAGCATCCTGACCCGCGGGGCCTCTGTGCAGCTGGTGTTTGGCTTTGAG TACGCCATCCTGATGACTATGGTCCTCACCATCTTCATCAAGTACGTCCTGCACTCCGTGGACCTCCAGAGCGAGAACCCCTGGGACAATAAGGCCGTGTACATGCTCTACACGGAGCTGTTCACAG GCTTCATCAAGGTTTTGCTGTACATGGCTTTCATGACTATCATGATCAAGGTGCACACCTTCCCTCTCTTTGCCATCCGGCCCATGTACCTGGCCATGAG GCAGTTCAAGAAGGCTGTGACGGATGCCATCATGTCCCGCCGCGCCATCCGTAACATGAACACACT GTATCCAGATGCCACCCCAGAGGAACTCCAGGCAATGGACAACGTCTGCATCATCTGCCGAGAAGAGATGGTGACGGGGGCCAAGAGATTGCCCTGCAACCACATTTTCCACACCAG CTGCCTGCGCTCCTGGTTCCAGCGGCAGCAGACCTGCCCCACCTGCCGCATGGACGTTCTCCGTGCATCACTGCCGACCCAGTCACCTGCGCCCCCggagcctgctgagcaggggccaCAGCCGGCCGCTCACCCCCCACCACTCCTGCCGCAGCCCCCCAACT tcccccagggcctcctgcctccctttccTCCAGGCATGTTCCCGCTGTGGCCCCCGATGGGCCCCTTCCCACCtgtcccacctccccccagctcgGGAGAGGCCGGGGCCCCTCCATCCACCAGTGCAG CCCTTCCTCGGCCCAGTGGAGCCGCCACAACCACAGGGGCTGCTGcggccccggccccagcccctggctccGCCCCCGCCCCTGAAGCCGGCCCCGCCCcaggcttccccttccctcccccctggATGGGCGTGCCGCTGCCTCCACCTTTTG CCTTCCCCCCCATGCCCGTGCCCCCCGCGGGCTTTGCCGGGCTGACCCCGGAGGAGCTGCGGGCCCTGGAAGGCCACGAGCGGCAGCACCTGGAGGCCCGGCTGCAGAGCCTGCGCAACATCCACACGCTGCTGGACGCCGCGATGCTGCAGATCAACCAGTACCTCACCGTGCTCGCCTCCCTGGG gCCCCCCCGACCTGCTGCCTCAGTCAGCCCCACTGAGGAGACGGCCCCTGCAGTGGTCACTGCTGCCTCCCCCACCAGCATCCCCAGCTCTGagaccaccaccccctcccctggggcctccccaccagcccctgaGCCTGAAAAGCCTCCAG CTCCTGAGTCACTGGGCACGGAGGAGCTGCCTGAGgacggggagcctgatgcagcagagctccgccgccgccgcctgcaGAAGCTGGAGTCCCCCGTCGCCCACTGA
- the SYVN1 gene encoding E3 ubiquitin-protein ligase synoviolin isoform X3: MFRTAVMMAASLALTGAVVAHAYYLKHQFYPTVVYLTKSSPSMAVLYIQAFVLVFLLGKVMGKVFFGQLRAAEMEHLLERSWYAVTETCLAFTVFRDDFSPRFVALFTLLLFLKCFHWLAEDRVDFMERSPNISWLFHCRIVSLMFLLGTLDFLFVSHAYHSILTRGASVQLVFGFEYAILMTMVLTIFIKYVLHSVDLQSENPWDNKAVYMLYTELFTGFIKVLLYMAFMTIMIKVHTFPLFAIRPMYLAMRQFKKAVTDAIMSRRAIRNMNTLYPDATPEELQAMDNVCIICREEMVTGAKRLPCNHIFHTSCLRSWFQRQQTCPTCRMDVLRASLPTQSPAPPEPAEQGPQPAAHPPPLLPQPPNFPQGLLPPFPPGMFPLWPPMGPFPPVPPPPSSGEAGAPPSTSAAALPRPSGAATTTGAAAAPAPAPGSAPAPEAGPAPGFPFPPPWMGVPLPPPFAFPPMPVPPAGFAGLTPEELRALEGHERQHLEARLQSLRNIHTLLDAAMLQINQYLTVLASLGS, from the exons ATGTTCCGCACCGCAGTGATGATGGCGGCCAGCCTGGCGCTGACCGGGGCCGTGGTGGCTCATGCCTACTACCTCAAGCACCAGTTCTACCCCACTGTGGTGTACTTGACCAAGTCCAGCCCCAGTATGGCA GTCCTCTACATCCAGGCCTTTGTCCTTGTCTTTCTCTTGGGCAAAGTGATGGGCAAGGTGTTCTTTGGACAGCTGAGGGCAGCAGAGATGGAG CACCTTCTGGAACGTTCCTGGTATGCTGTCACTGAGACTTGTCTGGCCTTCACCGTGTTTCGGGACGACTTCAGCCCCCGCTTTGTTGCACTCTtcaccctccttctcttcctcaagTGTTTTCACTGGCTGGCTGAGGACCGTGTGGACTTT ATGGAACGCAGCCCCAACATCTCCTGGCTCTTTCACTGCCGCATTGTCT CCCTCATGTTCCTCCTTGGTACCCTGGACTTCCTCTTCGTCAGCCACGCCTATCACAGCATCCTGACCCGCGGGGCCTCTGTGCAGCTGGTGTTTGGCTTTGAG TACGCCATCCTGATGACTATGGTCCTCACCATCTTCATCAAGTACGTCCTGCACTCCGTGGACCTCCAGAGCGAGAACCCCTGGGACAATAAGGCCGTGTACATGCTCTACACGGAGCTGTTCACAG GCTTCATCAAGGTTTTGCTGTACATGGCTTTCATGACTATCATGATCAAGGTGCACACCTTCCCTCTCTTTGCCATCCGGCCCATGTACCTGGCCATGAG GCAGTTCAAGAAGGCTGTGACGGATGCCATCATGTCCCGCCGCGCCATCCGTAACATGAACACACT GTATCCAGATGCCACCCCAGAGGAACTCCAGGCAATGGACAACGTCTGCATCATCTGCCGAGAAGAGATGGTGACGGGGGCCAAGAGATTGCCCTGCAACCACATTTTCCACACCAG CTGCCTGCGCTCCTGGTTCCAGCGGCAGCAGACCTGCCCCACCTGCCGCATGGACGTTCTCCGTGCATCACTGCCGACCCAGTCACCTGCGCCCCCggagcctgctgagcaggggccaCAGCCGGCCGCTCACCCCCCACCACTCCTGCCGCAGCCCCCCAACT tcccccagggcctcctgcctccctttccTCCAGGCATGTTCCCGCTGTGGCCCCCGATGGGCCCCTTCCCACCtgtcccacctccccccagctcgGGAGAGGCCGGGGCCCCTCCATCCACCAGTGCAG CAGCCCTTCCTCGGCCCAGTGGAGCCGCCACAACCACAGGGGCTGCTGcggccccggccccagcccctggctccGCCCCCGCCCCTGAAGCCGGCCCCGCCCcaggcttccccttccctcccccctggATGGGCGTGCCGCTGCCTCCACCTTTTG CCTTCCCCCCCATGCCCGTGCCCCCCGCGGGCTTTGCCGGGCTGACCCCGGAGGAGCTGCGGGCCCTGGAAGGCCACGAGCGGCAGCACCTGGAGGCCCGGCTGCAGAGCCTGCGCAACATCCACACGCTGCTGGACGCCGCGATGCTGCAGATCAACCAGTACCTCACCGTGCTCGCCTCCCTGGG CTCCTGA